The sequence below is a genomic window from Felis catus isolate Fca126 chromosome A2, F.catus_Fca126_mat1.0, whole genome shotgun sequence.
gccccctctcccccacaccccctgcacccccccctcctgctctccagagcctgcccttccccctttccccacgCGCTCGCTTGCTCGCTCACTAGCTCTGTGTCTGTCATCCTGGGGAGCTGTCAGGCCTCATCCGGAATCTCCTCCATCAATCCCCTGGGGGCTGCGGTACATCAGAGGGCTTGGTgggggtgcccccccccccaaacagccCGCTCTGCCTGAGCCTGGACTGCACAAAGGGCCCATTTCCCAAGCTCTAACGGGCTCATTCCCGTGAGGGGAGGCTCCTTGGCCAAGGGCTCAGAATGAGCGAGGGACAGGGCCTGGGTTTGCAGCCGCAAGGCTCCAAGGCTACACCTTTAATGACCACGCTCCGCGGCGACTCCTGCAGACAGAGCCTCCAGGGGCTGGGCCGTGCCCCTCCCATCAGATTGGCCACTCGTGATGACACAGCTGTGTCTCTTCCATCAGACTAGGGGCCTTTGAAGTTGGGACCATGCCTCCCCCATCAGATTGGGACTCCTAAAGACAGGCTCCCGTCTCCTCCATTAGACTAGGGGCACCTAAAAGCAGGGCCACGTCTCTCACATCAGAGTAGAAGCCCCTGAGGTCGGAGCCATACCTCCTCCATCAGATTGAATGTTTCAGAGCGTCAGATCACGCCTCCCCTATCAGACTGGGAGCCTATTAGGCAGGCACCTGTCCTCCATCAGACTGAGTCTTCTGAGGTAGGAGTGTTTAGGCCTTCCCATGAGCCATCCCCAAGGGTCCTTTCTTAGCCTGGTGCCTTGGCTCCCTTCCCGCCTCCAGGCTGGCTGCTCCATGAGACAAGAGTGACGGGACAGCTCCCAGCCAGGGCCCCCATCTGGCTGCTTCTTAAGATCCCATCCACCTAAAGCATatgctgagcacctactgtgtgccatgcAATAGAGTATTATTTGGCCGTAAGACGAGCGAGGCGCTCACacctgctacaacgtggatgGGCCTTGAAAACGTGACGCAGACACAAAAAGCCACACAGTGTGTGATTCCTTGTGCGTGAAATGTCCAGGGCAGTTCACCCCCAGGAACAGAAAGTGCATTAGAGGTGCCGGGGCCGGAGAAGTGGTGAGAATAGGCAGAGGCTGCTGATGGGGATGGGGttccttttgggggtgatgggaatgttctggaattcgTGCTGGCGGTTGCACGATCTTGAGAACATGCCCAAACTGAAACGCACACGCCAAGTGGGTAAACCGTAGGTATGTGAACtgtatctcaaaagaaaaaaaaaaaaaaaagaacaaaaaaacaaacaaacaaacaaggtgcCACCAACGGCGTCCCGAAAGCGCTCAACAGAGGTAAGCGGTCATTGTCCCATCTCAGAGACGGGAAAACAGTTGAGGTCAGGAGGGCTGGGATTCCAGACACTGAGCCACACCCAGGAGACGCCCCTGATACACTGCCTCGGGGACCACGggtgctgggggaagggaggcaccCCCAGACCACCCCACCTGCTCCCCACTGTCCACACAGCgggccccctcctctcccagtcAAAAAGCGGAAACCCGAGAGTTTATGTGGCTCTTCAAGGGCACGCCGCAAGGTCGCCAGACCCCCAGCCTGGCTGTCGGCATCCACCGTCTCccgctcctccctcctcccagaacCCCTTCCCCGCTCCTCTCCTTAGGACGAGGCGGGGGCCGGCCCCAGGAGCAGCCAGCTCAGAAGCGCAGGAAAGTCAAACGCCGTTTGATTCTGCCTCCGGGGCCTCTAATTGCTATTTCTGACACACGCTGTAATTAGAAGGcccctttcaaatatttatacCTCAGACGGCTCGTATTTATCCGACCGGGAGAGGGCTCGGATTTGATGAGATCTGTCAACGGCTCGTCCCCGAGCTGGGAATTGCCTCGCGGCTGACAGAAAACAGGACAATTACCCGCCGTGCTCCCCGGCAGTCCctggggggggggatgctgcCTTGTCGCTGATCGgagagggcggggcggggtggggtgggggcatccGGATGGGCTGCAGGAGGAGGACCGAGTTCAACAGGTTCATGTGGGCGACACGgccaaagcagaaaagaggaagGCCCATGCATGGGGGCCTCTGCTGCGCCGAGAGGCTTTGCCTCGTCggctctggacctcagtttctcgGCCTGCAGAATGGGGCTAACAGTGTGCGTGGGGGCGGGAGATGGGGAACCACTAATTCCACAAAGACACTCTGCTGGGTCTCGAGTGCCACCCCGGCCAAACCAAATCAGGCAATGAACTTGCGGGCTGGCTCTGAGCaagtccccctctctgtgcctcggtttccccatggGGGGAAAAATAACTCCTTTCCCGCAAGCCTCCTTGAGCTCCCTGGGGGGCTTCCTGTTAGAAGCCCCACTTTTCAAACCGGGAAAACAAGGCGCAGACAGCATAGACCTTGCCCGACTCACTGTCGTTCCCCAGGGGCATTTTCACTGTCAGCTCCGGacttctctctgatcctccccacccccctcccagccaCAGGCACCTGCccgccctgggggaggggggcactgggAGAAGGGAACCCGGAGTCCTGTTCTTCCCGATCACCCCTCCCTTCAGCATGAGCGGGAGCCGAGCAAGCCCCCTTGTGAGGAAAGAAAAGGCCTGTTTGCTCTGGAATTGGCCAGCACACCTCTCCGCTCCCCTTGTCCCAGACCTCTTAGCGtcctcaccaacccccccccccccgccccgcatccgcatcccccctcccggcccccgaCAGCGGCAGCTGCCAACAGGCGGCCAGGCCAGGCGAGACCCCTCTCGTCTGcgtccccctccctgcctccacccccagaAGCCACAAAGGGACAGATGCTGAGGACACGCGCCAGGCACAGATAGCATCTCCCTTCCCACGGCCAGctgccccagcccccttcccccatGCTGCAATTggtcccctggggtggggggtgcagagaagaGTCCTCTTGGGAAGGGGACGCCAGGCCCCCGTCCCTTCCCGTCGCCCCTCGCCTGCTTCCGCAGCATCAATATCAATTTTAGCCAGTGACCTCTGGAACAGTCTGCTGGGCAGTTGCGCCGCCAGAGGCTGGCTCAATTTCAACCCTCAACAGGGGTGGCTCTCACCCCCTCTGCCGGTCAGTTTCACCCCTTCTCGCGGCCAAATCCAGACCCCCATCTCCCGGCCAATTTCCACCTCGCCTCCTCTCcgcgccccccacctccccgccccgtCCCCCGCCTCTGCACCTCTCGCTCTCGTGAGCAAGGTCAGTCCCGTCTGTTCCCACCTCCCGCGCTCCACGCTCGCTCCTGCCAGCCGCGGTCCTCCGGGTCAGTGTCCAGCTGCCGCGGCCTCGGCCCCGCGACTCCCGCCCCGCACCCCCCCTCCCAGCGCGGGCAgcggctcccctcccctcccagaacAGCTGAAGGTCTCAGTCACCTCCGAGGGGGGCGCAGGGGgagcggagggggcgggggaagccgcggagggggaggcggggaagcCTTGACGTCGCTGCCCGGGACGCGGCTGGGGGCCGGCAGGCGCTGGGGCGTCCGCCCGCGCGCCCCCTCCCCAAAGTCCCACCTCCCGGCCGCGGCGGGTAAAGTCTCTCCGAAAGCGTGAAGGGGGATTGGAGGcggttttatttccctttgtgcCGGCGGCTGGGGTGGGATCGAGGCGGCCGGGCCGGGGGCCGCGGGACCCGGGCTCCCCCCGGAGCGGAGACGAGCGCAACAAAGGATGCGCCGCGCGGAGGTCACCGTCCCCGTGGCCCAACTTTGCGCGCGGCGCCCGCGCCCCGGGGGAGCCCGCCCGCTGCGCTGAGCACCCAGGCGTCCGGGCTGAGCCGGGGCTGGGGGCGCCCGCGGGCGGCGCTTGCCCCGACCCCAGACCCCAGAAGGGAATCCCGGAGCTTCCCGGAGGCGGCGGGCGGCCGAGCGGCGCACGGGAACCGCGCTTCCCGCGGAAACTCCGCGCGCTTCCGCGGACGCCCCTCGCCCTGGCCCGGCCACCCGGCGCTCGGCGTTCAGGGCCCTGCGGGGCGCCCCCTTTCCGCGCCGTCCTTGCGGAGCCGGGCTAAGGTGGACttttgctctccctcctcctcttcctcctcctcccccccacccgtctcctcccccatcctccccggGAACTCTTCGGAGAAAGGGGGCATGTGGGTCCCCCTCTGACGGTGGCCAGGTTTGGCGTGACACACGCACAAATGGCCAAGTGGCTACGCGACTACCTGAGCTTTGGCGGTCGGAGGCCCCCTCCGCAGCCGCCCACCCCCGACTACACGGAGAGCGACATCCTGAGGGCCTACCGGGAACAGAAGAATCTGGACTTCGAGGACCCCTATGAGGACTCGGAGAGCCGCCTGGAGTCCGACCCCGCCGGCGCCGGGGACTCGAAGGGCCTCGGAGACGCCAAGTACGACTCTCCCAAGCACCGGCTCATCAAGGTGGAAGCTGCAGACATGGCCAGAGCCAAGGTCTTGCTGGGCAGCCCTGGGGAAGAGGTGCGTGGCTGAGTCCCAGAGGTGGGGTGGCCCCAGGAGACGGGGTGGCCGGGAGGGCCAGGCTGGGCTGCCTGGATTTGGGGAAGCTTGTTTCCTGGGGAGGCCAGGGCCCCAGCCAGGCCCTCCTCGGTCCTCCACCTGCTGAGTGGAGTTTGATATCTGTCCCTTTCCGGTGCACGGCGCTGGTGGTCCCACTGCCTCTCTGGCCCCGCTTTGTCCCCCTGTcctcctgtcccctgctcacacctctcGTCCTCTCCCCCCCAGCTCCCCAAACAGATCCGAGGGGATCACCGCCGTACCGCCCTGCCGAGCCCTGGGACATCCTCACCACTATAAGTGCCCCTCCTCcgctattattcccatttcacagaagtggacactgaggctcacagaAGCATCTGGCCCAAGGTTGCAGGGCCCTAGCTCAGTAGAACTTGACCCAGACCTGCCTCCAATGCCCAtgcttttttcagtgttttccctAGAGGATGAGGGAGCCGGCCCAAACCCTCCgtggagacagaggatttgaggAGGGTTGCCAGAGACTGTGTGAAGAGAGAGCCCAGTGGTTtaagagcacagagagaggaaggaggaggcggGGATTCCGGGAAGCAGACAGCCTGGGCTGCAACCCTGCTTCCCACTCGCCTGCTGTGTGACCCTTAGcaagtcacttaccctctctgtgccttgctttCCTCATCTGACAAGCATTAACAATTAttgaaggagggaggcagggctgtgTGTCAGAGTCAGAACTGCacggaggcagagaggaggagaagctGGCGTCTGTGCACAAATCCTGGTGGGTAGATGGAGAGGACTCCCAACCCCGGCGAAAATGAGCCACGTGGAGCGGAAGGGTTAGGTGATTCAGAGAGGGGCGCCATCCCTCCAGAGGGGGTGTCCGCCGCTGGGCTCGGTCTCCCCACTCCCCTCGGGCCACTTCCTTACTTCTCTCTCCAGTCGGAACTCGACACCGAGTACTCAGACCCCTTCGATGCCCAGCCTCATCCGCCACCTTCAGAGGATGGCTACATGGAGCCCTACGATGCCCAGAGGGCCGTGAGCggtgagtgggggggtgggggggtgagagTTTGGGGGCAGGTGGCAGGGTCCCTGGTGGGTGTGGGCACTGACCAGTGTTCTCGGCCTCCCAGAACTGCCGTGCAAGGGGGTGCAGCTGTATGACACCCCCTATGAGGAGCAGGACCGAGAGCCAGGAGATGGGCCCCCTTCTGGAAGGAGACCTCGCCAGAGCCGGCTGCCTCAGGAGGATGAGCGGCCAGCGGATGAGTATGACCAGCCCTGGGAGTGGAAGAAAGACCACATCTCCAAGGCGTTTGCAGGTGCCCCTCTGACCCAGGCCTTGACCTTCCACGGGCCCTGAATGTCCTCACCCTTCCATTTCTTGATCTGGTCTTTTCCCCCTGTTTCAACGTACAAAATAGACCCCAGTTGCCTGCCAC
It includes:
- the SHD gene encoding SH2 domain-containing adapter protein D gives rise to the protein MAKWLRDYLSFGGRRPPPQPPTPDYTESDILRAYREQKNLDFEDPYEDSESRLESDPAGAGDSKGLGDAKYDSPKHRLIKVEAADMARAKVLLGSPGEESELDTEYSDPFDAQPHPPPSEDGYMEPYDAQRAVSELPCKGVQLYDTPYEEQDREPGDGPPSGRRPRQSRLPQEDERPADEYDQPWEWKKDHISKAFAVQFDGPEWERTPGSAKELRKPASRSPQPAERVDPALPLEKQPWFHGPLSRADAESLLSLCKEGSYLVRLSETSPQDCSLSLRGSQGFLHLKFARTRENQFVLGQHSGPFASVPELVLHYSSRPLPVQGAEHLALLYPVVVQTP